One genomic region from Nostoc sphaeroides encodes:
- a CDS encoding GlsB/YeaQ/YmgE family stress response membrane protein, which produces MNILAWIVLGLIAGAIAKAIYPGHQGGGILGTILLGIIGAFVGGSLGVFFSTGTLTLAAPSLSIPGIALAVLGAIVAVFLWNLITRRSAV; this is translated from the coding sequence ATGAATATTCTTGCTTGGATTGTTTTAGGTCTAATTGCTGGTGCGATCGCTAAGGCTATCTACCCCGGTCATCAAGGTGGCGGGATTCTAGGAACAATCTTACTAGGAATCATCGGTGCTTTTGTTGGCGGTAGCTTAGGCGTATTCTTCAGTACAGGAACGTTAACTTTAGCAGCCCCTAGTCTTAGCATTCCTGGTATTGCGCTAGCAGTTCTTGGTGCAATTGTTGCGGTTTTCCTGTGGAACTTAATAACTCGTCGCAGTGCTGTATAA
- a CDS encoding bifunctional 4-hydroxy-2-oxoglutarate aldolase/2-dehydro-3-deoxy-phosphogluconate aldolase — MPNQIWLSQLQKHRAIAVIRAPKIEVGQQMAMAIASGGMQLIEITWNSLRAGELITRLRSELPACTIGTGTLFNVQQLEEAIASGAQFLFTPHVDLAMIQAAQEKNVPIIPGAMTPTEIVTAWSQGASCVKVFPVQAVGGVDYIKSLQGPLGEIPLIPTGGVTLENAKEFLQAGAIAVGLSGELFPKKLVTEGNWQAIASGARKLIEQLS, encoded by the coding sequence ATGCCTAATCAAATTTGGTTATCACAATTGCAAAAACATCGAGCGATCGCAGTCATCCGCGCCCCTAAAATCGAAGTGGGACAGCAAATGGCAATGGCTATAGCATCTGGGGGAATGCAGTTAATTGAGATTACCTGGAATAGCTTGCGGGCTGGGGAATTAATCACTCGACTACGTTCAGAATTACCAGCCTGTACTATTGGCACTGGTACGCTGTTTAATGTGCAACAGTTAGAAGAAGCGATCGCATCTGGGGCGCAATTCCTTTTCACACCCCACGTTGATTTGGCAATGATTCAAGCAGCACAAGAAAAAAATGTGCCGATCATCCCAGGAGCTATGACTCCTACAGAAATTGTTACCGCCTGGAGTCAGGGCGCTAGTTGTGTAAAAGTGTTTCCCGTGCAAGCCGTGGGAGGGGTAGATTATATTAAAAGTTTGCAAGGGCCACTAGGTGAGATTCCCTTAATTCCTACTGGCGGCGTGACTTTAGAAAATGCCAAAGAATTTTTGCAAGCCGGAGCGATCGCTGTCGGTTTGAGCGGGGAATTATTTCCCAAAAAGCTTGTCACAGAGGGGAATTGGCAAGCGATCGCATCTGGGGCAAGAAAGCTGATAGAACAGTTAAGTTAA
- a CDS encoding helix-turn-helix domain-containing protein produces MTLTFNCGTYASLLAKYQPKVIKTDEENEQAITLAQELSHRVNRTLEESALLDLLITLIEKYEDEHYSIGESTAHSMFLHLIDAQNVKEAELVSILGTTEVVSQVMSGKQEITQEMAKVLGKFFHVDTSLFEN; encoded by the coding sequence ATGACGCTTACTTTTAACTGTGGAACTTATGCTAGTTTGCTTGCTAAATATCAACCCAAGGTTATTAAAACAGATGAGGAAAACGAGCAAGCTATTACACTAGCCCAGGAACTGTCTCATCGAGTTAACCGAACTTTGGAAGAGTCGGCATTATTAGACCTGTTGATCACTCTGATAGAAAAATATGAGGATGAGCATTATTCAATCGGAGAATCAACAGCACACTCAATGTTTCTCCATCTGATCGATGCTCAGAATGTTAAGGAAGCTGAGTTAGTATCAATTCTTGGTACAACAGAAGTTGTTTCTCAAGTTATGAGTGGAAAACAAGAAATTACTCAGGAGATGGCTAAGGTATTAGGGAAATTTTTTCATGTTGATACTAGTTTGTTTGAGAATTAA
- a CDS encoding M3 family metallopeptidase — MSASTIISDNPLLQGVGLPPFAEIKPERVVPAFNELLAELDQQLVTLEANVQPTWSGLVEPLEKLTERLTWSWGVVNHLMGVKNSPELREAHEIVQPLVVQFINKLGQSKPIYNAFKALRTSDIWATLELAQQRIVEAAIRDAELSGVGLEGEGRERFNAIQMELAELSTKFSNHVLDATKAFSLTLTTQAEIDGLPPSLVSLAAQAARASGESNATPENGPWRITLDFPSYGPFMQHSTRRDLREKLYKAHITRASAGDLDNKPLIERILKLRQELADILGFKSFAQLSLASKMAPNVEGVNALLEELRRASYDAAVKDLAELKAFAAAQGAAEAEDLQHWDISFWAERQREAKFAFTSEELRPYFPLPQVLDGLFGLVKRLFGVTVTSADGQAPVWHEDVRYFQIADETGSPIAYFYLDPYSRPAEKRGGAWMDVCINRAKITKNGVTAIRLPVAYLVCNQSPPVDGKPSLMTFYEVETLFHEFGHGLHHMLTKVDYTGAAGINNVEWDAVELPSQFMENWCYERRTFFGMAKHYETGEALPEHYYQKLLAARNYMSGTATLRQIHLSSLDLELHYHYRPDSNETPSDVRHRIAKTTTVLPPLPEDAILCAFGHIFEGGYAAGYYSYKWAEVLSADAFAAFEEAGLEDEEAIKATGRRYRDTVLALGGGQHPMEVFKTFRGREPSTIALLRHNGLVSAAVN, encoded by the coding sequence ATGAGTGCAAGTACCATTATTTCCGACAATCCCTTACTTCAAGGCGTTGGTTTACCTCCCTTTGCAGAGATTAAACCAGAACGAGTAGTACCAGCCTTCAATGAGTTGCTGGCAGAACTTGACCAGCAGCTTGTCACCTTAGAGGCTAATGTACAGCCTACTTGGAGTGGTTTAGTAGAACCCTTAGAAAAGCTGACTGAACGGCTTACCTGGAGTTGGGGGGTGGTAAATCATTTAATGGGTGTTAAAAATAGCCCGGAACTGCGCGAAGCTCATGAAATTGTCCAGCCACTAGTTGTACAATTTATCAACAAGCTCGGTCAAAGTAAACCCATTTATAATGCTTTTAAAGCACTCCGTACTAGTGATATTTGGGCAACTCTAGAATTAGCCCAACAGCGCATTGTAGAAGCCGCCATTCGAGATGCAGAACTTTCTGGTGTTGGCTTAGAAGGAGAGGGAAGAGAGCGTTTCAACGCTATACAAATGGAATTAGCAGAACTTTCTACCAAATTCTCCAACCATGTACTTGATGCTACTAAAGCCTTCAGCTTAACCCTAACAACACAAGCGGAAATTGACGGTTTGCCACCAAGCTTAGTGAGTTTAGCAGCCCAAGCGGCTCGTGCATCTGGCGAAAGCAATGCCACACCAGAAAATGGCCCCTGGCGGATTACTTTGGACTTCCCCAGTTATGGCCCTTTCATGCAGCACAGCACCCGTCGAGATTTGCGCGAAAAGCTCTACAAAGCTCATATCACTCGCGCTTCTGCTGGCGATTTGGATAACAAGCCCTTAATTGAGCGGATTTTGAAGTTGCGCCAAGAACTCGCAGATATACTAGGCTTTAAAAGTTTTGCCCAATTGAGCCTAGCTAGTAAAATGGCTCCCAATGTTGAGGGAGTCAACGCCCTATTAGAAGAACTACGCCGCGCTAGTTATGATGCTGCTGTCAAAGACTTGGCAGAACTCAAAGCTTTTGCAGCAGCACAAGGAGCAGCAGAAGCTGAAGATTTACAACACTGGGATATCAGCTTTTGGGCAGAACGCCAACGAGAAGCAAAATTTGCCTTTACCTCTGAAGAATTGCGTCCCTACTTCCCTCTTCCCCAAGTGTTAGACGGCTTATTTGGACTAGTCAAGCGGCTGTTTGGCGTTACTGTCACCTCTGCCGATGGTCAAGCGCCAGTATGGCATGAAGATGTCCGTTATTTCCAAATTGCTGATGAAACTGGTTCTCCTATAGCCTACTTCTATTTAGACCCTTACAGCCGTCCAGCAGAAAAACGCGGTGGTGCTTGGATGGATGTGTGCATCAATCGCGCCAAAATTACTAAAAATGGTGTGACTGCCATCCGCTTACCTGTAGCTTATTTGGTGTGTAATCAAAGTCCTCCCGTAGATGGTAAACCGAGTTTGATGACTTTCTATGAAGTAGAGACTTTGTTCCACGAGTTTGGTCATGGATTGCACCACATGCTCACCAAGGTTGACTATACCGGAGCCGCAGGCATCAATAATGTGGAGTGGGATGCAGTGGAACTACCTAGTCAGTTTATGGAAAACTGGTGTTATGAGCGACGCACTTTCTTTGGAATGGCGAAGCATTACGAAACTGGTGAAGCCCTACCGGAGCATTATTATCAAAAGCTGCTAGCGGCACGTAATTATATGAGTGGTACTGCCACGTTGCGGCAAATCCACCTGAGCAGTCTTGATTTAGAACTACACTACCACTATCGCCCTGATAGTAATGAAACCCCGTCAGATGTGCGTCATCGCATAGCCAAGACTACTACCGTTTTACCACCACTTCCAGAAGATGCAATTTTATGTGCTTTTGGACATATTTTTGAGGGTGGTTATGCAGCAGGCTATTACAGTTACAAGTGGGCTGAGGTACTAAGTGCTGATGCTTTTGCCGCTTTTGAAGAAGCTGGGCTAGAAGATGAAGAGGCTATAAAAGCTACAGGTCGGCGTTATCGGGATACGGTGCTGGCACTTGGTGGCGGTCAGCATCCAATGGAGGTGTTTAAAACTTTCCGGGGTCGTGAACCAAGTACGATCGCTTTGCTCAGGCACAATGGTTTAGTTAGTGCTGCTGTAAACTAA
- a CDS encoding L,D-transpeptidase, which translates to MQSWIRSGRIRSSGTFCTGVALMVATLFSWSSPLAGTPNFTTATAASVDENSITASNIRQTSQLRWIEIDLSEQRLRAWQGKRLVYSYRISGGKRSTPTPIGRFRINSKYRTHRMRGRGYNIPDVPYTMYFYRGYAIHGAYWHNRFGTPVSHGCVNLPVKQARNLYNWASNGTLVVVRK; encoded by the coding sequence ATGCAATCTTGGATTCGCAGTGGTAGAATTCGTTCTTCAGGAACTTTTTGTACAGGCGTGGCGCTGATGGTGGCGACTCTATTTTCTTGGTCATCACCTTTAGCAGGTACACCCAACTTTACTACAGCAACAGCCGCGTCAGTGGATGAAAACAGCATCACTGCATCTAATATTAGGCAAACATCCCAACTTCGCTGGATTGAAATTGATTTGTCAGAGCAACGCTTACGTGCATGGCAAGGTAAAAGACTTGTTTATTCATACCGCATTTCTGGAGGCAAGCGATCGACCCCCACACCCATAGGTAGATTTCGGATTAATTCTAAGTATCGCACTCACCGGATGCGAGGCAGGGGCTACAATATTCCTGATGTTCCTTACACAATGTATTTTTACAGAGGCTATGCTATCCACGGTGCTTACTGGCATAATCGGTTTGGGACTCCAGTTAGCCACGGTTGCGTAAATTTACCTGTTAAGCAAGCTCGCAATCTTTACAACTGGGCTAGCAATGGAACTTTAGTAGTGGTGCGGAAATAA
- a CDS encoding Hsp70 family protein, with translation MAIAIDFGTSNTVIARWNPVTQQPETLTLPGLSIKQSLNPPLIPSLVYVEDATKNQVLVGQQVRDRGLDLKGDTRFFRSFKRGIGADIQGFLPELDGQIVTFEQVGQWFLTKVIEELAPLQGGLDSLVLTVPVDSFEAYRHWLGTVCQALPVEQVRMLDEPTAAALGYGLADQEILLVIDFGGGTLDLSLVRLDQGVQATTKPLGFLLKWGNKSLAEDSKQKVKTARVLAKAGQNLGGTDIDNWLVDYFAKTQELAVSPLTTRLAERVKIQLSTQNQASEVYFDDETFESYELELNRDTFENILKEHAFFELLDESMTTLLQQAKRQGIELPDINAVLLVGGTVQLPAVQTWIKQYFEPEKIRCERPFEAIAQGALQLTQGIQIKDFLYHSYGIRYWDRRNQRHKWHSLIKAGQAYPMSQPVELVLGASMENQPSIELIMGELGADTGSTEVYFDGDRLITRRMDNTETSVKPLNDQEGARTIAQLTPAGYPGSDRIKILFQVDEQRFLRITVEDLLTNDTLLENQLVAQLS, from the coding sequence ATGGCGATCGCAATCGATTTTGGTACTAGCAACACAGTCATTGCTCGTTGGAACCCTGTAACCCAACAGCCAGAAACCCTGACTCTACCAGGTTTATCAATTAAACAAAGTCTCAATCCACCATTGATTCCCAGCTTGGTTTATGTTGAAGATGCAACAAAAAATCAAGTCTTAGTAGGGCAACAAGTACGCGATCGCGGTCTTGACCTCAAGGGCGACACTAGATTTTTCCGCAGCTTCAAACGCGGTATCGGTGCAGATATCCAAGGTTTCTTACCCGAATTAGATGGACAAATTGTCACCTTTGAGCAAGTAGGGCAATGGTTCCTCACCAAAGTAATTGAAGAACTAGCACCCCTGCAAGGAGGGTTAGATTCTCTAGTGTTAACCGTACCCGTAGACAGTTTTGAAGCTTATCGTCACTGGTTGGGGACAGTTTGTCAAGCCCTCCCCGTCGAACAGGTGCGGATGCTGGATGAACCTACAGCCGCCGCCTTGGGCTATGGCTTGGCAGATCAAGAAATTCTCTTGGTAATTGACTTTGGCGGCGGCACTTTGGATTTGTCTCTTGTGCGGTTGGATCAAGGCGTGCAAGCAACCACAAAACCGCTCGGATTTCTCCTCAAGTGGGGTAATAAGTCTCTGGCTGAAGATTCAAAACAAAAAGTTAAAACTGCCCGTGTCCTGGCGAAAGCTGGGCAAAATTTGGGCGGTACTGATATTGATAATTGGTTGGTAGATTACTTTGCTAAAACTCAAGAATTGGCGGTAAGTCCGTTGACAACAAGATTGGCAGAACGGGTAAAAATTCAGCTATCAACTCAAAACCAAGCTAGTGAAGTTTATTTTGATGATGAGACATTTGAAAGCTATGAACTGGAACTAAACCGCGACACTTTTGAAAATATCCTCAAAGAACATGCATTTTTTGAGTTACTAGATGAGTCGATGACGACACTGTTGCAGCAAGCAAAACGGCAAGGGATAGAACTTCCAGATATTAATGCAGTTTTGTTAGTTGGTGGGACAGTGCAATTACCAGCAGTGCAGACATGGATAAAACAGTATTTTGAGCCAGAAAAAATCCGTTGCGAACGTCCCTTTGAAGCGATCGCTCAAGGTGCATTACAGTTAACACAAGGGATACAAATCAAAGACTTTCTGTATCATAGTTATGGTATCCGCTACTGGGATCGTCGCAATCAGCGTCACAAATGGCATTCTCTGATTAAAGCAGGACAGGCATACCCGATGAGTCAACCAGTGGAATTAGTTTTAGGCGCTTCAATGGAAAATCAGCCCAGCATTGAACTAATTATGGGAGAATTGGGAGCAGATACAGGTAGTACTGAAGTTTATTTTGATGGCGATCGCTTGATTACGCGCCGGATGGACAATACTGAAACCAGTGTCAAACCCCTCAACGATCAAGAAGGCGCGAGGACAATTGCCCAACTGACACCAGCCGGATATCCTGGAAGCGATCGGATAAAAATTCTCTTTCAAGTTGATGAACAACGCTTTTTGCGAATCACTGTTGAGGATTTGTTAACCAATGATACGCTGTTGGAAAATCAACTTGTGGCACAGTTGAGTTAG
- a CDS encoding tubulin-like doman-containing protein, translated as MSQSTTNELQYRGINRTICIGLGGTGRDVLMRIRRLIVDRYGDLNNLPIVSFVHIDTDKAATQVTGIRTGSTYHGVDLSFKEAEKVSATMSSNEVTMFVEGLERRSEYTRHGPYDHIARWFPPQLLRNIKAVEEGAKGIRPVGRLAFFHNYQKIKTAIESAERRTRGHDSLLLKAGLRVEPGLSIFVVGSLCGGTGSGMFLDIAYSLRHLYGDQSAKIFGYLVISPELYGNAPSMSANTYAALKELNYYSTPGTKFEAFYDLQNLVFIQEQRPPFDYTYLVSSQTGGEYSILVQGKLCNVIAHKIALDFSSELAPAIKGSRDNFLQHMIQCDKHPRPNSQRYLTFGLAAIYFPRDTIVQIALNRVSLELVKFWLNGKGQSPDPLKLIEQFLIQYHWHNDPENKDNFTTKLAESVQENNKSFRNTISTWRNKLERQISECQKRENRNDIRGQLPREFREQFRKVQPGETESTRGIWLTRLLQISPNTTKELKSNIDDYLSQLLTPTDSTFSIKSVRDWLDALQHELHNYQQNLQEKITDNGGMKILEDLERKWRDAEQTIDDIEHKAGIPLLNNKNSQFQDEAKKSVQEVCKIIQHNFDVTVVQESLKIVNNLQKHIQERTTQVAAFSSLVEDLQSFYEKQDRDLRQLNFDEMSGEAIFDSEDIDRCYQNILPEDDLRRQFVLVSSTLTEQTGRGQSLVSFIDRERTTSEQLQKEIDLKVDKLFASRSINIVNSVIKRFMQNYSLAVRSTRLAQVMQEAEPLLRLNLADPYFREDPAKSSKLVGFKDTDELEVRQFKTLLTQDIGVEPSVLKATQAEDEILIVNEYAGFPLRLISSLARMRNPYLREQHSPTSFLHNDSNASFPDIIPPDARKMEELEDVFYPCLALGLLEKNQDNQQLEFQYHDPLRDSYTTASLNTEWSQALEELANRKDMTEALQQLLDDEIAVIERKPELWENNYVLKVRQFVKEVDELPEDSANYPYRAAVVGTNTDPVAKEGIINRFRRKMNERFKGSPSLSTNLGQQKAIVGEIVVDYPVDSTDNRAKRRLELERLKQDLADELMTEEEYDREKQKIFAKYPL; from the coding sequence ATGAGTCAATCAACTACAAACGAACTTCAATATCGGGGAATCAACCGGACAATTTGTATAGGTTTAGGGGGTACTGGACGCGATGTTTTAATGCGAATTCGGCGGTTAATTGTTGACCGTTATGGAGATTTAAACAATCTCCCAATTGTGAGTTTTGTTCACATCGATACAGATAAAGCTGCAACACAAGTCACCGGTATTCGTACAGGAAGTACCTATCATGGCGTTGACCTCAGCTTTAAAGAAGCAGAAAAAGTCAGCGCTACAATGTCCTCCAACGAAGTTACCATGTTTGTCGAAGGATTGGAGCGGCGGTCAGAATATACTCGTCACGGCCCATACGACCATATTGCCAGATGGTTTCCACCACAACTATTGCGAAATATTAAAGCAGTTGAAGAAGGTGCAAAAGGCATTAGACCTGTAGGTAGGCTAGCTTTTTTCCACAATTACCAAAAGATTAAAACAGCAATTGAAAGCGCAGAAAGGCGCACAAGAGGACATGATTCTTTATTACTGAAAGCTGGTTTAAGAGTCGAACCAGGACTAAGCATTTTTGTGGTTGGTTCTCTTTGTGGCGGTACTGGTAGCGGGATGTTTCTGGATATTGCTTATAGTCTCAGACATCTTTATGGCGACCAAAGCGCCAAAATTTTTGGCTATTTAGTGATTAGTCCAGAATTGTATGGCAATGCTCCTAGTATGAGCGCGAATACTTATGCCGCACTCAAAGAATTAAATTATTACAGCACACCAGGCACAAAATTTGAAGCATTTTATGACCTCCAAAATTTAGTTTTTATCCAAGAACAGCGTCCACCATTTGACTACACCTATTTAGTATCAAGTCAAACAGGAGGTGAATATTCAATCCTTGTTCAAGGTAAGCTATGTAATGTGATTGCTCATAAGATTGCTCTGGATTTTTCCAGTGAATTAGCACCAGCAATTAAAGGCAGTAGAGACAATTTTCTGCAACACATGATCCAATGTGATAAACACCCGCGTCCCAATAGCCAGCGTTATTTAACATTTGGATTGGCGGCTATTTATTTTCCCCGCGATACTATTGTCCAAATTGCCTTAAACCGCGTTAGTTTAGAGCTAGTAAAATTTTGGTTAAACGGCAAAGGTCAAAGTCCAGATCCCCTAAAATTAATTGAGCAATTCCTCATTCAGTATCATTGGCACAACGACCCAGAAAACAAAGATAATTTCACGACAAAGCTAGCAGAATCGGTTCAAGAGAATAACAAGAGCTTTCGGAATACTATTAGTACTTGGAGAAATAAATTAGAGAGGCAAATTTCCGAGTGTCAAAAACGCGAGAATCGCAATGATATTCGCGGACAGTTACCAAGGGAATTTAGAGAGCAATTTCGCAAAGTTCAGCCTGGTGAAACTGAAAGCACTAGAGGAATTTGGTTGACAAGACTGCTACAAATTTCTCCAAATACCACCAAGGAACTAAAAAGTAATATTGATGATTATCTGAGTCAGTTACTCACGCCAACAGATTCTACTTTTTCCATTAAAAGTGTCCGTGATTGGCTAGATGCTTTGCAACATGAATTACATAACTATCAACAAAACTTGCAAGAAAAAATCACTGATAATGGTGGAATGAAAATCTTGGAAGATTTAGAAAGAAAATGGCGAGACGCTGAACAAACAATCGATGACATTGAACATAAAGCTGGTATTCCCCTCCTGAATAATAAAAATAGTCAATTCCAAGATGAAGCCAAAAAATCAGTACAGGAAGTCTGCAAAATTATTCAGCATAACTTTGATGTCACAGTCGTTCAAGAGTCGCTAAAAATTGTTAATAACCTGCAAAAGCATATTCAAGAGAGAACAACTCAAGTTGCTGCCTTTAGTAGCTTAGTAGAAGATTTACAAAGTTTCTATGAAAAACAAGATAGAGACTTGAGACAATTAAATTTTGATGAAATGAGCGGGGAAGCAATATTTGATAGTGAAGATATCGATCGCTGTTATCAAAATATTTTACCAGAAGATGATTTACGTCGCCAGTTTGTGTTAGTAAGTTCGACACTTACAGAACAAACTGGTAGAGGACAATCTTTGGTAAGTTTTATAGACAGAGAACGCACTACTTCAGAACAGTTGCAAAAAGAAATTGATCTGAAAGTTGATAAATTATTTGCTTCTCGGAGTATTAATATTGTCAACTCTGTGATTAAGCGTTTTATGCAAAACTACTCTTTAGCAGTACGTTCAACTCGTTTAGCACAAGTTATGCAGGAAGCTGAACCTCTCTTGCGTTTGAATTTAGCTGATCCCTATTTCCGGGAAGATCCTGCTAAAAGTAGTAAATTAGTGGGGTTTAAGGATACAGATGAATTAGAAGTACGACAGTTTAAAACTTTGCTGACACAAGATATAGGAGTGGAGCCAAGTGTCTTAAAAGCAACACAAGCTGAAGACGAAATTTTAATTGTGAATGAATATGCTGGTTTTCCTCTCAGACTAATTAGTAGTCTAGCAAGAATGAGAAACCCTTACCTGCGTGAACAGCATTCTCCGACATCTTTTCTTCATAACGATTCTAATGCTTCCTTCCCTGACATTATTCCACCTGATGCTAGAAAAATGGAAGAATTGGAGGATGTTTTTTATCCTTGCCTAGCATTGGGTTTATTAGAAAAAAATCAGGATAATCAACAGTTGGAATTTCAATATCACGATCCATTGCGTGATAGTTATACTACTGCTTCTTTAAATACAGAATGGAGTCAAGCTTTGGAAGAACTTGCTAACCGTAAGGATATGACTGAAGCTTTACAACAGCTTTTAGATGATGAGATTGCTGTAATAGAAAGAAAACCTGAACTTTGGGAGAATAACTATGTACTTAAAGTACGGCAATTTGTCAAAGAAGTTGATGAATTACCAGAAGATAGTGCCAATTATCCCTACAGAGCAGCAGTAGTTGGTACAAATACAGACCCTGTAGCTAAAGAGGGAATTATTAATCGCTTCCGCAGAAAGATGAATGAGCGGTTTAAAGGTTCCCCAAGTCTAAGTACAAATTTAGGGCAGCAAAAAGCTATTGTAGGTGAGATAGTTGTTGATTATCCTGTAGATTCTACTGATAATCGAGCAAAACGACGCTTAGAATTAGAGCGACTAAAGCAAGATTTAGCTGATGAATTGATGACTGAAGAAGAGTACGATCGCGAGAAACAAAAAATCTTTGCTAAGTACCCCCTTTAA
- a CDS encoding type II toxin-antitoxin system HigB family toxin produces the protein MHIISRKKLREFGQNYADSCDALKNWYKAANKATWDNLAQVQEVYPQAEAVGNFTVFNIKSNKYRLIVDLVYSDQIIYLKYILTHAEYDKEKWKNDAYF, from the coding sequence ATGCATATCATAAGTCGTAAAAAACTGCGCGAATTTGGCCAAAATTATGCTGATTCCTGTGATGCACTTAAAAACTGGTACAAAGCTGCTAATAAAGCTACATGGGATAATCTTGCCCAAGTACAAGAAGTTTATCCTCAAGCAGAAGCTGTTGGGAATTTCACTGTTTTTAATATTAAAAGCAACAAATATCGTCTGATAGTTGATTTGGTTTATAGTGACCAAATAATTTATCTTAAATACATTTTGACCCACGCAGAATACGATAAGGAGAAGTGGAAAAATGACGCTTACTTTTAA
- a CDS encoding L,D-transpeptidase, translated as MKKLINPDWVRRLQILLAGTALSVSVFTTTGTSEVWANSKNQVIAQRIQTLQKSDKRWIQIDLSKQRLIAWEGDRVVYGSAISSGKKGTPTLIGTFNIQSKFKTTRMRGENYNVPNVPHAMFYQGNYGIHGAYWHKRFGTPVSHGCVNLPPKHAKWLFEWASVGTPVVIQK; from the coding sequence ATGAAAAAACTGATTAATCCTGACTGGGTGCGTCGCTTACAAATACTCCTGGCTGGTACAGCACTATCCGTAAGTGTTTTTACTACTACTGGAACGAGTGAAGTTTGGGCGAATTCCAAAAATCAAGTAATTGCACAAAGAATCCAGACATTACAAAAATCGGATAAGCGCTGGATTCAAATTGATCTTTCAAAGCAACGGTTAATAGCTTGGGAAGGTGACAGAGTGGTTTATGGAAGTGCTATTTCCTCTGGCAAAAAAGGTACTCCCACTCTTATTGGTACTTTTAATATTCAATCCAAGTTCAAAACTACACGGATGCGGGGAGAAAACTACAATGTTCCCAACGTTCCTCATGCCATGTTTTACCAAGGCAACTACGGTATTCACGGAGCTTACTGGCATAAAAGGTTTGGCACTCCAGTCAGCCACGGCTGTGTAAATCTCCCACCTAAACATGCTAAATGGCTATTTGAGTGGGCATCGGTAGGGACACCAGTAGTTATCCAGAAATAG
- a CDS encoding flagellar motor protein yields the protein MARRSRHNDYKEDLNIWPAFTDLMSNAFMILLLLLLIATTKYTISQISNPGTPPILLIKDENSRFDPGSAVIPTTMLDYINNKLVPDIESTTKSYNINTVEIIGHTDEQPVSIISSNLDSNLEAAASPGGSVSTLKAGSNADLGLMRSLAVVKELLKIQQQNKMSGVQFRAYSAAQLILPNGEFAPIPQEKRQSESKRRRIEIRFTRLGEVREVK from the coding sequence ATGGCTCGTCGTTCACGGCATAATGACTATAAAGAAGACTTAAATATTTGGCCTGCTTTTACAGATTTAATGTCCAATGCTTTCATGATCCTGCTGTTATTATTATTAATAGCCACCACTAAATATACGATATCGCAAATATCTAATCCAGGGACGCCGCCAATTTTACTAATTAAAGATGAAAATTCGAGATTTGATCCAGGTAGCGCAGTAATTCCAACGACAATGTTGGATTATATCAATAATAAACTCGTACCTGATATAGAATCAACCACAAAATCTTACAATATTAATACAGTTGAAATAATTGGGCATACTGATGAACAACCTGTTAGTATTATCAGCAGCAATCTAGACTCTAATTTAGAGGCAGCAGCTAGTCCAGGGGGTTCAGTTAGTACACTTAAAGCAGGTTCTAACGCTGATTTAGGATTGATGCGTTCTCTTGCAGTGGTTAAAGAACTGCTGAAAATCCAGCAACAAAATAAGATGTCAGGAGTGCAATTTCGCGCCTATTCGGCAGCACAATTAATATTACCAAATGGGGAATTTGCTCCCATTCCCCAAGAAAAGCGTCAGTCAGAATCAAAGCGGCGACGAATTGAAATTCGTTTTACGCGCTTGGGTGAAGTGCGAGAAGTAAAATAA